Genomic segment of Paenibacillus polymyxa:
TGGAATCATATCCTGATGAAATGTCGTTAATGCGACATAAATGGCCGGAGCCAACATACAGATTGCCAGGCATATGTACCTTAATATTCGAATGATACTACTGTAAATAAAGGATTGATAATAATCTTCTGCGGATTGAAGAAAGTCTACAAACACCGCAGGTGCAAGGATGGCGAAGGGAGATCCATCCACAAATATCGCAATTTTCCCCTCCATAATTCCTGCTGCAATAGAGTCTGGGCGATCAGAATTATAAAAGATCGGAAATATCGTGAGTTGTTTATTTTCTTGGAGACATTCTTCCAAATATTCGCTTTCAAGCACACCTTCTACATGCATGTTCTTTAACTTGGATATCATGTCCTGCACCTTTTTTGGGTCAGCGACCCCATGCAAATACATGACCGATATATCGGTCTTGGTTTTTTCGCCAACTTTTATGGTAGTTAGACGTACTCTTGTATCCTTCACCCTTCGACGAACCATAGTCGTATTCGTACGTAAAGTTTCTGTAAACGACTCTTGCGGACCTCTGACCACAGGCTGTGTCTTCGAATCTGTAATGCTGCGTTCTTCCCATCCAGGCAAAGAAATGATCAATCCTTCATCCATATCGTCCAGGAGTAGGAGAAGACCACCTGAGAGGATCTGTTCCAAAGCATCTTCAAAGTTTTGAGCAAAGCTTGCTTCACCAATGTCCAAAATTGCGTTTTTCAATAACGGTAAAGTGATCTCGTCAGAGGAGACACGATCATGCAACGGACGGATCACATTGTCCTGTACCTTTTGCATGTCAGTCATTCCGTCCAAATAAAAAAGTGCGGCGTGTTTATGGCCAGCTGTGATTTCACGAACAATAAAATCCGAACTGTTTCCCATGAAGTCACAAATGAGATCGATATTCCGGCATAATTGTCTTGAAAATTTGGTATGTAACTTCATTTTCACCCTCCTCAGATACGTAGTATTAACAATAATCCAAAATAATACCACAATAATCCATAATTTCGTTTGTTGTCGGTAAGGTCAATGACATCTTAATGGTGGAGGATTCGGGCTAAGTAATTTTTAAAAGACAGCTGCGGACAACAAGAAACTCTTGGATAAGGGAAATTTTGATATAGCAAACAGCGTGAAAGAAACCAATTGTGGCTTAAAACATCCGTTTGACTACGGAAAACTCTAAATTCCATAGCTGGGCCTAGTCAGGACTAGTAGAAGTGTATATGGAACAACAGCAATTGAATATATGTCCCATTTAAATTGAGGAGGAGGGCATTGAATCCGTTTATATTAGAGTCCATTCAAGCTTATACTGCTGATGTGAAGAATAAACGTTTCCTGAAGAAAAACATACATTTACGATGAAGGAAGAGGAACTGAAAGTACTTTATGGAGGTAAGTGATGAAGATAATTCGCATTCATTTCTAAATTATTTTTCGATTACTGTAAACATAGACTAATATTCTGTGTTTTTTTGTTTTATATATCATTGAGGGGAGGAATTCTACATGAACGAACAACTCATAAAAAGCGATGGAATAGTAATTTGTACTGACAGTTTCGGAAAGCAAGTTAACCCGGCAATATTACTGATTATGGGGGCTCAATCCTCACTGGTCTGGTGGGAGGAAGAATTCTGCCAGCGTTTAGCAGAGACAGGTCGCTTTGTCGTTCGCTATGATAACCGAGATGTTGGACGTTCTACAACCTATGAACCTGGGCAACCGGACTATACTTTCGAAGACATGGCAGATGATGCTATTCGAGTATTGGATGCGTATAAGATTGAGCAAGCGCATATTGTGGGCATGTCCATGGGCGGCATGCTGACTCAAATGATAGCTCTGCGACATCCAGGCAGAGTTCTAACCGTTACCCTCGTATCAACGTCCAATTTTGCTCCCGATCTTCCACCGATGGAGGAAAAGGTTATGGACTATTTCTCGAATATGGGAGCAATAGATTGGACGAACGAACAATCGGTGGTCGATTTTGTGATAGGTAGATCAAGAATTCTAGTAGGTTCAAAACACGCTTTCGATGAGAAAAAAGTTTATAAATTAGCAAAAGAAGAATGGAAAAGAAGCAACAATATAGCCAGCATGAACAATCACGCAATGCTGTCAGGTGGAGAATCCTATCTGGCTAGGACAGGGGAAATAACCGTCCCTGCTCTGGTGATTCACGGTACTGAAGATCCGATTATCCCTTATGAACACGGAATAAATCTTGCTAACGAAATTCCAGGTGCAGTTTTACTGACATTGGAAGGTGCTGGGCATGAGCTTCACTATGACGATTGGGATTTAATAATCGATTCTATTTCAAATCACACTTCGATACCCAATTAAGTCAAACTAATGTGTAGGATAGGCTGAATAAAGCCGTTTTTGAGAGAAGCAAATCTTCCTGAATAAAAAGGCAATCTCCTTTTTTAGGAGGATTGCCTTTTCTATTGGTATGCCCTTATTTCATGAAAACTGAGCCAGTCTCAGGCACAAGTATCCCAAAGCTCCATCAATTTGGTTATGGCTGCATCAATGTTGTCTAGGGGCACACCATCTCTGGCTTCTGTAGATATACCTTCCAGGAAGGTAACGAATAGTGTGGTTAACATGCTAACATTTGTGGATTCTTGAAGTTCTCCGTTCTTGGTAGCTCGCTCAATACGAGCATGGAACTTGTTCCTAGTCACTGCTCTTTGCCTGGTCAATAGTTCTCGAATATGAGTGTTTTCCGGCGAACAAGTATTTGCAGAGAATATGACTAAACAACCCAAGGGATGGGTCTGCTCAGTCTGCATGATTGCTGAACTTCTTAAGGCTAATTCAATAGCTGTGCGCGATGAAAGTGAATAGTTTGTAAGGCTTGTCGATACTTGTCCGTATGTAGCCAAATACTGGTCCAGCGCTTCTTTGAATAATGCGTCTTTTGATTCAAAAGCTGCATAAAAGCTGGCTGAGGAGATGCCGCCCATCGCCTTTTTGAGCTGAGCCAAAGAGGTTGATTCAAATCCATGCTCCCAAAACAACATCATAGCTTGGGAGATCGCTTCGTCGCGACTGAATTTACGTGGTCTTCCGGTTCTAACCATGGAGTCGCCTCCTTTTATCTTGTACTTATATACTAATCGATCCAAAAGTAATTGACAAGACCGAGAGGCATCTTTAAAATATGGAATGATTGATCCACAATAAAATTAAAAGGAGGGCAAATCACTGGCATATGTGCTTGATTTTTCGCTTGAACTTGTTTTGAAATCGATTTTAAGGAGCTGCGCTAATGTCCAGCAATAATTCTTCTAATACTGCAAAAATCGCGTCTTCCGCTTCCTCTAGGTCCTTTCCCTGGCTTGGCCTGCTCGCTTTGGCTATGACAGGATTCATCTGTATTATGACGGAAACGATTCCGGCTGGTTTGCTTCCGCAAATAAGCAAGGGACTTTATATTTCAGAGGCAATGGCTGGTCAACTGGTCACTGTCTATGCCATCGGTTCTTTAGTGGCTGCCATCCCTGTAGCTATAGTTACCCGCCAATGGCGGAGGCGTCCGCTGTTACTTCTGGCTATCTGCGGTTTCCTGGTTTTTAACAGTGTCACCGCAATTTCCTCCAGCTACATACTGACGCTGGCTGCCCGTCTGCTGGCAGGAGTTTCGGCTGGAGTTCTATGGGGTATGATCGGCGGTTACGCTCTCCGCATGGTCTCTGCTACATTGAAGGGGAGGGGGATGGCGGTTGCCATGGTTGGAACGCCCATCGCCTTGGCTATTGGTGTCCCGGCGGGAACGTTTCTGGGGAACCTTATGGGTTGGCGTTCTGTTTTTGGAATCATGTCGCTACTGACTGTTATACTGATCGCGTGGGTGCTTTGGAAGGTGCCGGACTATCCGGGACAGTCCTCCGATAAGCAAGCTTCGATCTATGCAGTCTTCCTTACACCGGGGATTCGGCCCATACTATTGGTTGTACTGACCTGGATGACAGCACATAATATTCTTTACACTTATATTGCTCCATTTCTTGCGTCCAATGGGATGGGGGAGAGAGTGAGTCTGGCGCTGGCTTTCTTTGGCATTGCTGCTCTTGTAGGTATATGGATAACTGGCGTATTCATCGACCGTTGGCTGCGTAAGCTTGTCCTTATTAGTCTTATTTCCTTCGTCTTAATTTCTATTGCCATGAGCTTTAGCAACTCCAATGTCCTTATCATCTATATCATTGTTACGGTATGGGGTTTAACTTTCGGCGGCGCAGCAACGCTATTGCAAACGGCGCTTGCTCAGGCTGCAGGGGAGAGCAAAGTGGATATGGTGATGCCGATTAACACGACCGTATGGAATCTGGCTATCGCTGGCGGCGGGATGGCTGGGGGTATTTTACTTGAAACTTTTGGTGCGGGATCATTTTCATGGGCATTATTCACGCTCTTATTCCTTGCGCTTCTCGTGGCTTGGGTTGGCAAAAAGCATTCTTTCCCTCCACAGTAATATGGTAATTAGTGAAGATTTTTTTAAAAATTTTCTTGTTATGACTTCTAACTTTAATGAGTAGAAGATATGAAGTCCTGCTTATTTTCCAAGAAGGGCTGACTTCGTCCAGGACTTACTCAGGCAACCGGACCGAATCCGGCCACCCATACAGTATTATCCTCGATGTGGACGTGATTCTTTTTCACTGCGTTCATAATCGGTGTAAATCCTCTGGTCACATTTCAGATACTCGGCATTAGTCCTCAATTACCTTAGTGAAATATTCGCTAAAAATCAGTATTGATTTTTTACTGAGATATCCTTGTTTTTGAGGAACAAAATGCACTCTGTATTCGAACTCAAAACCTTATCTATATCATGAAGGAGAAGATGAATATGAGTATCTTAGAGGATTTATATTACGGAAAATGGTACCCAAGCGAACGAACCAAACCTAAAAACCCTGAGCTTGAACTAGTCCATCAGAAAATATCCGCTTCTATGAAAGCACTAAAAGCAAGACTGTCGGAACAAGATTACGAATTAATTGAAGAACTATCAGATTTAAATGATGTTTTGTTTTCTATATTATCCGCCTCAGATTATATTTCTGGATACAAAGCTGGTGCTTTGACGATGGTTGAAATATTTGATAGAAAAATCATCTAAACTAAGATAGATCCTAGTACTTTAAAGTTAAAAAAATGTATAGTTAAAAGGCTTTACATTGTGATTAAGGGGCACCAACGTTTAATAATATATAAGTCAGAGGTCGTAGGGATTAAGTCTTCTAATTCATATAACAATTAGTAATAAAGATGGTTTTCCATAAATATGAATAATGTTATTATGTCTTAATGAACTCAACCGAGGTAAATTATGACAACAATTAAAGTGACACCTGAACAACTTATAACTGTCTCTAAGAAATTTGAGCTTGCGCAGCAAACGGCGATGCAAATGAATAGTCAGTTATCGCAGCAAATTTCGTTTATGGAACGATTTTGGGAGGGGATAACAAAGGAGCAATTCTATTATAGATTCCAAACATCTCAGAAGAATATGGCTGACTTTGTTACACTAACAGATTCGATTGCTAGAGAACTACGGCAGCATGCAAATAAGTTTAGATTAACAGATATGATGGAGGATGGGAATCTAGACCCAGGTTGCTTGCCACCTCCACCGAATACTTGCACAGTTCCTGTTGCAGATACACGAAATGCGCTCCAGAAATCGGCGGATAGCTTAACGGAGCTTGGGCAGGATTTTGTAGCAGCTAATTCAGAACGATATGAGAAAAAATTTGATTCAGTCTGGAGCTTCCTAGATTATATGTCGTATGGCATTCCGAAGGGAATGTATCAAGGGTACATGGAACGGGCAGCTAAACAAAACGATTCATGGAATGACATGCTCAATTTCGGTACATTTGGAGTATCGGGCATGATTCAGGGAGCATTTAATCCCACAAATGCATGGTCAAAAGAACATATGGCAAATTTGATTGGTACAGCTGGTTTGATGATAGGTTCTACGACAACTAAAGCGCTGATTAAGCCCAAGAATATTTTGGAGGGATCTGTTAAGTATGAAGGTGCTAAAAGTACAAATATTTTAAAAGAAAGCGAACAGCACCCTGCTTTTGTAAGAGGGCTAAATACAGATATTGATGATATATTCAGAAAGAATCCTGATGATCCTTTAAAAGAAGTTATTGGATCTGGAAGAGAGTCACATCCACAAGAATGGAATAAAATTATTGATGAGTTACATTCAGAGGGAGTAGAAGTAATATATAAAGGTAACACAATGGCATATTCTCCTAGCAAGGGAGGGCCTGGCCAACTAATAATAGATGAAGATGCTTCTATAGGAGCGTTAATTCATGAGTATACTCATTACCTAGATGATTCAAAACAAGGATTTCCAGGAATGAGTTACCATTTTCAAACAATAAATCGTGTGAAGATGGAATTAAATGCATATATGAGAGAAATAAAAATTGCCGAAGATATGGGACGTAATGATATTGCAAATATGCTGTTTGAAAATTATATTCAAGAAAGAAGATTACTGACCAGTCACTTGAAATAAAAATAATTCAGGAGGAACAAAATGAATATAGTAAAAAAAATAGAAGAAGGAAAATGTTCAATACAGGAGTTAGAAAATTTGCTGGATGAAAAGAACCCCATAGTTTTATATCATGCATTGACCCATATCGGAAAAGAAGGCCTCCGTACAGAGGGAATTATAAAAAAGTTGAGTGAATTGTCTTCAAAAAGGGAACCTCAAGATAAGATGATAGGTCATTATAAAGTAGGAGACTTAGCAATAGCTACTATGATAAAACTTGGAGAAAAAGAAGATGAGATAACTGGGTTTAAGATATTAGATGAATTTGAAAAAAAGATGGTTTTCCGTTTATTTGAAGAAATCGAATGGTAATGCCTCCTGTTCGTTTGAATGAATGCACTTAATTCAAAACTTATTTCACCTCGAACCATGAGGAGAAATAAGTTTTTTTCATATCTAATGGAGGTGAACCAAATGAATAGAATACTTATTCAAGCTGTAGAGCGTTTGTATTCAATTCATTTTGAAAGTTTAGTCAAGTCCAAAATTCGCCGAAAACGTCGCTCTAGGAGAAACTACTTAACTGCTGAGTGTGTAGAGTAAAAGCCTAACCAAAAATGGGTAACGGATATTACGCAATATTGAGTGGGCGAACGCTGGTGGTATCTTTCTGCGATAAGGACTTGCCAAAGCTTTTGCAAGGCAAAAGACGTGACCGGGCTGATCGTTCATAACGACTAGGGATTCCAGATACAAAATAACAATTGTTTATTTAATGTAGTAAATTTCCAAATGATCATTGTCACCATGTTGACGATAATACAAAATGCTGTTATTGTAATTATAGTCAGTATGGTGACAATAAAAAGAAAAGGATATATTTATGGAATATTCTAAAGCGCTTAGAGAGTTATATATAATGCAACAAACTTACGCTACTTTTTTTTCAGTTACTAATAAGTTGCAAATACAAGGCGACAACTATTTTGAGAAATTAACATCACGACAGTACATGATCATGCTGGCAATAGCTCATTTGCCAGAGGATGAAACGACACTTGTTAATATTGCAAGAAAGTTAGAAACAAGCAAACAAAGTGCACAAAAGCTTGTAGTCAATTTAGAGAATAAAGGATACTTGATTACGACACCAAGCAAACGGGACAAACGTGCCATTAACGTGGAAATCACGGAATTAGGGAAAAGAGTCATGCTGGAATGTGGTGAGAAAGCAATATGCCTAATGGCAGATATTTTTAATGAATTCACAACTGAAGAATTAGAAGTGTTATGGAGTTTATTGAAAAGAATATATGGTACTCACAACGAAGAGTACGTTGGTTTTGAGGAAGACGTAAATTATAAATTTGAAGACCTGGAAGGGTTTCAAGGAGCACAAATTCGAGCTTTAGATAGTTTTATTTTGCGGAGAAAACATTTTAAATGATGGAATTGAAAATAGGCAATATTTCCATTCAAGTTCTATATTTTCTTTGGAGGCTACGAGATGAAATTACAAGTACAACCAAGAGTTGCACTTATTGATGAAAAAATCGATTTTTGTGTCACAGGGTTACCACCAGAGGGCAAAACGAAAATAACTGCAACCATGCATTTTCCATGGGCAGTAAGTGAAAAGTATCAATCATTTGCTTGGTTTACTGCGGATTCAAATGGCAGTGTTGATTTATCAAAACACAAACCTGATTCTGGAACTTATGATTATATAGATAGTATGGGGCTTATTACTTCTTTACAAAAGATTAATAGTGAGGGAGGGAATATCGCTCTTAATATTTCAATAGATGATAGTGTATTTATTGATATAGTATGTGAAAATGGACAAGATCGAGAATGTATAAGACTAGAGCGTATATTCAAGTTACCGGAAGTGAAAAGACAACAGATCACTGATGAATTTATGGGAGAGTTATTTTATTCTGAAAACTCAAATAATAAAACGATTGTAGTATTGGGTGGATCTGATGGTGAACGAAGTGGTCTTTCGCTTTTGTCAGGACCATTGGCATCTAGAGGTTTTAATGTTTTAACCGTTGGATATTTCAATGAAAAGGGATTGCCTAAAAAACTAGAGGAAATTCCCCTTGAATATTTTGAAAAGGTGTTCTCTTGGCTTAAAAAGAATCCATTAACACGTGCTAATGAAATATATGTACACGGTACATCTAAAGGCGGAGAATTGGCGTTACTTTTGGCATCGCGATATAATTTCATTTCTAAAGTTGTGGCTTCTGCACCCCATGCATATTGTTTTCAAGCGTTGGATGGTTTGATGAGTGGTAAAAATGTTTCATCATGGTCATATGAAGGGAGATCATTACCATTTATACCCGTTGATAATGATATTTTTTACGATCATCAGCGTCATTGCTTAGAAAAGAATATACCTTTTGGTTTTACTACTACATATAAAAAAAGTGTGGAAAGGGCAAGAAATAAAGAGGAGGCTCGAATAAAAATAGAGAATGCAAATGCAAATTTATTGCTAATTTCAGGCCATCAAGATAATATTTGGAATACTCACGAGGCATGTGTAGAAATAATGAGTATTTTGAAAAAAAAACAATTATAAATACAAATACAATCTTTTAGACTATAAGGATTTAGGTCACTCATTACCATTACCGTTTATTATACCTTTAAGCGAAACATTGAACTTAAAAATGGGTGGAGGCGTTTTTACTTGTGGTGGTACTTTAAAAGGAAATTCTTTTGGTCAATCAGATTCTTGGCAGAAAACAATAGAATTTTTTATGAATTAGGGCGTGTCTTCAAACTCAGGCAAGCCAAACCATAATGGTTGCCAAGGCAAAAAAAGACTTGAATGTACACGCTAATTTATCATAGTGAGTTGCCAGACGACGATAAATTCTTTACTTTATTAAAGAAGCATTCCACCAAATAACGTTTTTTTTGTAAACGTCCTGATCATATTTTAGGGTGACTCGGCGATTTTTCTTTCCGGGAATCACTGAATAG
This window contains:
- a CDS encoding spore germination protein; this translates as MKLHTKFSRQLCRNIDLICDFMGNSSDFIVREITAGHKHAALFYLDGMTDMQKVQDNVIRPLHDRVSSDEITLPLLKNAILDIGEASFAQNFEDALEQILSGGLLLLLDDMDEGLIISLPGWEERSITDSKTQPVVRGPQESFTETLRTNTTMVRRRVKDTRVRLTTIKVGEKTKTDISVMYLHGVADPKKVQDMISKLKNMHVEGVLESEYLEECLQENKQLTIFPIFYNSDRPDSIAAGIMEGKIAIFVDGSPFAILAPAVFVDFLQSAEDYYQSFIYSSIIRILRYICLAICMLAPAIYVALTTFHQDMIPTVLLLSLSAQREGVPFPAFIEAMIMEVVFEILREAGLRMPRTVGQAVSIVGSIVIGQAAVEANIVSAVMVIVVAITAISSFVIPSYTFAIPIRILRFAFIGIAAMFGVYGLTVGILMLFVHLNGLHSFGVPYLSPFANYKSSEQRDAILRFPYRTNKKHRKN
- a CDS encoding alpha/beta fold hydrolase — translated: MNEQLIKSDGIVICTDSFGKQVNPAILLIMGAQSSLVWWEEEFCQRLAETGRFVVRYDNRDVGRSTTYEPGQPDYTFEDMADDAIRVLDAYKIEQAHIVGMSMGGMLTQMIALRHPGRVLTVTLVSTSNFAPDLPPMEEKVMDYFSNMGAIDWTNEQSVVDFVIGRSRILVGSKHAFDEKKVYKLAKEEWKRSNNIASMNNHAMLSGGESYLARTGEITVPALVIHGTEDPIIPYEHGINLANEIPGAVLLTLEGAGHELHYDDWDLIIDSISNHTSIPN
- a CDS encoding TetR/AcrR family transcriptional regulator, translating into MVRTGRPRKFSRDEAISQAMMLFWEHGFESTSLAQLKKAMGGISSASFYAAFESKDALFKEALDQYLATYGQVSTSLTNYSLSSRTAIELALRSSAIMQTEQTHPLGCLVIFSANTCSPENTHIRELLTRQRAVTRNKFHARIERATKNGELQESTNVSMLTTLFVTFLEGISTEARDGVPLDNIDAAITKLMELWDTCA
- a CDS encoding MFS transporter, translating into MSSNNSSNTAKIASSASSRSFPWLGLLALAMTGFICIMTETIPAGLLPQISKGLYISEAMAGQLVTVYAIGSLVAAIPVAIVTRQWRRRPLLLLAICGFLVFNSVTAISSSYILTLAARLLAGVSAGVLWGMIGGYALRMVSATLKGRGMAVAMVGTPIALAIGVPAGTFLGNLMGWRSVFGIMSLLTVILIAWVLWKVPDYPGQSSDKQASIYAVFLTPGIRPILLVVLTWMTAHNILYTYIAPFLASNGMGERVSLALAFFGIAALVGIWITGVFIDRWLRKLVLISLISFVLISIAMSFSNSNVLIIYIIVTVWGLTFGGAATLLQTALAQAAGESKVDMVMPINTTVWNLAIAGGGMAGGILLETFGAGSFSWALFTLLFLALLVAWVGKKHSFPPQ
- a CDS encoding DUF6809 family protein is translated as MSILEDLYYGKWYPSERTKPKNPELELVHQKISASMKALKARLSEQDYELIEELSDLNDVLFSILSASDYISGYKAGALTMVEIFDRKII
- a CDS encoding WXG100 family type VII secretion target produces the protein MTTIKVTPEQLITVSKKFELAQQTAMQMNSQLSQQISFMERFWEGITKEQFYYRFQTSQKNMADFVTLTDSIARELRQHANKFRLTDMMEDGNLDPGCLPPPPNTCTVPVADTRNALQKSADSLTELGQDFVAANSERYEKKFDSVWSFLDYMSYGIPKGMYQGYMERAAKQNDSWNDMLNFGTFGVSGMIQGAFNPTNAWSKEHMANLIGTAGLMIGSTTTKALIKPKNILEGSVKYEGAKSTNILKESEQHPAFVRGLNTDIDDIFRKNPDDPLKEVIGSGRESHPQEWNKIIDELHSEGVEVIYKGNTMAYSPSKGGPGQLIIDEDASIGALIHEYTHYLDDSKQGFPGMSYHFQTINRVKMELNAYMREIKIAEDMGRNDIANMLFENYIQERRLLTSHLK
- a CDS encoding MarR family winged helix-turn-helix transcriptional regulator, yielding MEYSKALRELYIMQQTYATFFSVTNKLQIQGDNYFEKLTSRQYMIMLAIAHLPEDETTLVNIARKLETSKQSAQKLVVNLENKGYLITTPSKRDKRAINVEITELGKRVMLECGEKAICLMADIFNEFTTEELEVLWSLLKRIYGTHNEEYVGFEEDVNYKFEDLEGFQGAQIRALDSFILRRKHFK
- a CDS encoding acyl-CoA thioesterase/bile acid-CoA:amino acid N-acyltransferase family protein, coding for MKLQVQPRVALIDEKIDFCVTGLPPEGKTKITATMHFPWAVSEKYQSFAWFTADSNGSVDLSKHKPDSGTYDYIDSMGLITSLQKINSEGGNIALNISIDDSVFIDIVCENGQDRECIRLERIFKLPEVKRQQITDEFMGELFYSENSNNKTIVVLGGSDGERSGLSLLSGPLASRGFNVLTVGYFNEKGLPKKLEEIPLEYFEKVFSWLKKNPLTRANEIYVHGTSKGGELALLLASRYNFISKVVASAPHAYCFQALDGLMSGKNVSSWSYEGRSLPFIPVDNDIFYDHQRHCLEKNIPFGFTTTYKKSVERARNKEEARIKIENANANLLLISGHQDNIWNTHEACVEIMSILKKKQL